A stretch of the Ictidomys tridecemlineatus isolate mIctTri1 chromosome 5, mIctTri1.hap1, whole genome shotgun sequence genome encodes the following:
- the LOC144377520 gene encoding trafficking protein particle complex subunit 1-like, whose translation MDCVCTTESGTARGKQGSPRRRSMKDGFLAFQTSLYKLHYYRTPTGIKAVMKTDLGLGPIRDVLHHIYRVPSVELVVKNPLRLLGQTVQSELFGSGLDY comes from the exons ATGGACTGTGTCTGCACTACAGAGAGTGGCACCGCTAGAGGCAAGCAGGGATCCCCAAGGAGGAGGA GCATGAAGGATGGCTTCCTGGCCTTCCAAACTAGCCTTTACAAACTCCATTACTATAGAACGCCCACTGGGATCAAGGCTGTCATGAAGACTGACTTAGGCCTGGGACCCATTCGAGATGTGCTGCACCACATCTACAGGGTGCCGTCCGTGGAACTGGTGGTGAAGAATCCCCTTCGCCTGTTGGGCCAAACTGTGCAAAGTGAACTCTTCGGCTCTGGGCTAGACTATTAA